A genome region from Gouania willdenowi chromosome 9, fGouWil2.1, whole genome shotgun sequence includes the following:
- the LOC114470014 gene encoding uncharacterized protein LOC114470014, protein MSLTSLNNGPSLVDFSSVLPPELWVLVLSYLSKEDRYVVRASSRRLRTLSDHPSLWRDSTVVLSDLRRYTFGFWSTLESRRLTRVAVRHLRRKEWRRLLRFLPSLTAVVFLDGCRQYQEKYLDNLWRFESLRELGVRNAAWSEPLISLTLAERLAEQLTHLSVCNVQMPSEEDFIRTVSGLFNLRFLLFHPKESEYRCGVGVSAVSVPVFHGLLLGLKKLRRLSWGTRSEPRKRLPDDYFSPADPEHPGSFQYGGPELTSLELVDYMESALSKDALKNLTSLRSLKIHYKHITKDEECCLGYWLASLPNLESLSIHGGNSVSSYAAKIPPSVTRLTLRMILTLKDLRLISTKLPQLKELDIWQNRSSGSVCRRIPKLFPELRTLRIRFFRREPVKDLLNLVRLRHLQRLELLVEHFFIVRDYLNGHQWPSPAVQELIDQLYSLSHNRIYTVTSMRQRNLQRDCDCIWEGD, encoded by the exons ATGTCGTTAACCTCTCTGAACAATGGCCCCTCTCTGGTGGACTTTTCGTCCGTGTTGCCCCCGGAGCTCTGGGTGCTCGTGCTCAGCTATCTGAGCAAGGAGGATAGGTACGTGGTGCGTGCGAGCTCCCGCCGCCTGCGGACGCTGTCTGACCACCCGTCTCTGTGGCGGGACTCCACGGTGGTGCTGTCCGATCTCCGCCGCTACACCTTCGGTTTCTGGTCCACCCTGGAGTCCAGGAGGCTGACCCGGGTGGCGGTGCGTCACCTGCGGCGCAAAGAGTGGCGCCGCCTGCTGCGTTTCCTGCCGTCGCTCACTGCCGTGGTCTTCCTGGACGGGTGTCGCCAGTACCAGGAGAAGTACCTGGATAACCTGTGGCGCTTCGAGAGCCTCAGGGAGCTCGGGGTACGGAACGCTGCCTGGTCGGAGCCGCTGATCAGCCTCACGCTGGCTGAGAGGCTCGCCGAGCAGCTGACTCACCTCAGCGTGTGCAACGTCCAGATGCCGTCCGAGGAGGACTTCATCCGAACCGTGTCCGGCCTCTTCAACCTGCGGTTTCTGCTCTTCCACCCGAAGGAGTCCGAGTACCGCTGTGGGGTAGGGGTGAGTGCTGTGTCCGTGCCCGTCTTCCACGGCTTACTGCTCGGTCTCAAGAAGCTCCGCCGTCTCTCCTGGGGGACGAGATCCGAGCCGCGGAAGCGTCTGCCCGACGACTACTTCAGCCCGGCCGACCCAGAGCACCCCG GATCATTCCAGTATGGGGGTCCTGAGCTGACCAGCCTGGAGCTGGTAGATTACATGGAATCTGCTTTGTCCAAAGACGCTCTGAAGAACCTGACTTCGCTCCGCTCACTGAAAATACACTACAAACACATCACTAAAGACGAGGAGTGCTGCCTTGGATACTGGCTGGCATCTCTGCCCAACCTGGAGTCCCTCAGCATCCATG GTGGAAACTCTGTCTCCAGCTATGCAGCCAAAATTCCTCCTAGTGTGACGCGGCTCACCCTGCGAATGATTCTCACCCTGAAGGACTTGCGCCTTATCTCAACCAAACTCCCACAGCTGAAGGAGCTCGACATCTGGCAGAACCGTTCCAGTGGAAGTGTCTGCCGACGGATCCCTAAATTATTCCCCGAGCTCCGAACTCTCCGAATACG GTTTTTCCGACGGGAACCGGTGAAGGATCTGTTGAACCTGGTCCGCCTGCGTCACTTGCAGCGCCTGGAGCTGTTGGTGGAGCATTTCTTCATCGTCAGAGATTACCTGAACGGACACCAGTGGCCCAGCCCGGCCGTGCAGGAGCTGATCGATCAGCTCTACTCGCTCTCACACAACCGCATCTACACGGTCACCAGCATGCGTCAGAGGAACCTGCAGCGGGATTGCGACTGCATATGGGAAGGAGACTAA